The genomic segment CGGTAGTGTAGAATCAATCACATGCTTCCTTATTAGATTTTAAGCATGGCTATCTGgaaatttctatatatatatatatatatatatcataaatattgtattaatttttcttctattgttgATTTTCGACCATGCTGCAGGATATGAAGCCCCAAACATAAGGTATGCTATTCTTGAGAGAACGATCTGTCCATCTATTTTTATGTAAGCTTAAGGAAATTTTAACTTATGATGTTGAAAGTAAATCCATATGAATAGAACGTGGAAAATAGTCTTCTAATTAAGCTGTATTTGACTCTGTTAACAAGATCCCATGATAGGTCATTGAAGATTTCGAACACTACTTATATTCAAATTTCTTCTAATGGTTAATGTTTCCAAATAATTGGAAACTATAATTGTACAAGGTTTTCCAGTTATTTTTAAAGCTACTTTGTCTTTAAAAGGATGGTGGCAGACAAGGTGGCAGCTGCTGGATTCTATGTCGCTGTCCCTAACTTCTTCTACGATGATCCTTTTGTATATGACAACAAGCCTCTACAAGTTTGGTTAAAAGATCATGGAACAGTATGcttttttatttacattttttcctagttatatatgtgtgtgtgaataCATATGAACATTTTCACATTCATTTCCATATAAAATATGCTCCATGGGGCTATAATTTAAAACATTGGTGTTGGAGGTCTAATAAATGACCATGTTCTCACAGGATAAGGGATTGGAAGATGCAAAACCAGTAGTTGAAGCCCTTAAAGCCAAAGGTTTTTCTTCAATTGGGGCAGCTGGCTTCTGTTGGGGTGGTGAGTGAAATGGTTTTTCTTAGATTTTGTTAATCTATGTTTAGTGTTATTCTGTTGCCATTATTTTTCACAATTCTTGTTTGTCTATTCAGCCAAGGTTGTCACTGGACtatcaaaatcaaaatcatttATTTCTGCTGCAGTGCTATTACATCCTTCCTTTGTCTCTTTGGATAATATTAAAGGTATGGGCTCTTGTGTTGGATAGTTCCAAAATCCAATAAAGTACTAATTAAGATAGAAAGTGTCTCTGTATGATCTCTTGGTCATACATTTACAGACCAAATCCATTTTCTCAATCCATAATCAGGAATACTaaagtaaatttttttttctttttcagcttAGCTATTTCAAAGCATAATAAAAACATGAGATAATGTTGGGACCTTATAAGCAAAGATACTTGGACAAATCTATTTATGGATATTTTCACAATGATTAACCacatattaaattttaaatggTTTCCACAGAAGTTAATGTTCCCATTGCAATTTTGGGTGCTGAGATTGATGATTATGGCCCACCTACCCTCTTGAAACAGTTTGAGGAGATCTTAGTTGCTAAACCTGAGGTAAGGAAGGTTTTTATTGAAGTCTTTTTCTTATTTAGCTGATGAGCCAGAAGATAACAGTATTCATTAATAACATTTATGATAATAATAGTGGCTTTGTGTTACATCTGCTTATTTATACCATAAAGTTGAATTGATACAGGTCGATTGCCATGTGGAGATATTTCCAAATGTTGAACATGGTTGGGCAGTGAGGTACAATGCGGATGATCAGGTGGCTGCAAATTCTGCAAATGAGGCCCATAAGAAGATGTTGGACTGGTTCTCTAAGTATGTCAAGTAGATCATTTTAAACTTGAGAAATGTAAAATAAACTTTCTTTTGTACTCTTTTAAATCAATGAATGACATCTGGATTCCAttaatgatttaaaaaaatattaaaatataaaaaattgaataatatcCACATGTCATCCATAGATGAAGAAGAGTGTAAAAGAGAGTAAAATAG from the Humulus lupulus chromosome X, drHumLupu1.1, whole genome shotgun sequence genome contains:
- the LOC133804266 gene encoding endo-1,3;1,4-beta-D-glucanase-like, which codes for MAGSQCCSNPPTLNPHGGAGTVELLGGLKTYISASSNSKHAVLLISDIFGYEAPNIRMVADKVAAAGFYVAVPNFFYDDPFVYDNKPLQVWLKDHGTDKGLEDAKPVVEALKAKGFSSIGAAGFCWGAKVVTGLSKSKSFISAAVLLHPSFVSLDNIKEVNVPIAILGAEIDDYGPPTLLKQFEEILVAKPEVDCHVEIFPNVEHGWAVRYNADDQVAANSANEAHKKMLDWFSKYVK